A section of the Amycolatopsis sp. AA4 genome encodes:
- a CDS encoding ADP-ribosylglycohydrolase family protein produces MEAAEAVEKVGKWLRAVHGPEVSGPGGLRVDHDRVLRVPEGWSIPYNTVAFLDDGRPDKELFPAPSVLVREPDGELRQAHPHPGGLSTPVAYPGQESWREVVDPEYAKAGLGELGVPLPAVAGWVKVDNDGHQTGDERENPEYKAGPIRRGYPKPENPLETLLAFASVGWLSREQLLIGLLRCEVFVPFDLKTGATDRFYFSEERNELRVFSSTRHLPAREHAWWRVDLATLAEFEHPPNLVINGGPATFEDVAGAELTAIAKRFPRQEPRVDENGRCPEIEEDLEKFAVETAARIGLDKPVDVPKAAAERARRHGFELTADECRKTVLGRSWLRRFEQPEPSRSRPNDLRANGLVPSWDNEGRIVPRLDTFGKYPEMSLENFRYGWQRVVGAWVGFALGEALGSAVDRMRLDEIVSTYGPDGVRDLPLAFDQPGRIGSMTQRLLFLTEAVIRSPHREQPESRDVEKLFPGVVRGALGRWLHTQGAAIQNADGFLVKVPELHARRAIDDAELNAYFALVTGDPQAAPLSGPAALLGALPAVLTAAGPGTGFSGGIGQVVRDLAGVTHQPDDVAAATYLAWVFEKALTKDSFSYPVWNLSREVLEEHDGPEWGPVRELVAEAVPFFGEHGLPDLRMPELIGDGHSTLSVLGRSFAALSGFENYPEQAMLRAVNHSGRSALTGALTGALLGARVGVPGLPRKWVEQLELHHLIEQVATDALWHFDRHSARNALGDAWVQRYPRH; encoded by the coding sequence GTGGAAGCGGCGGAAGCGGTGGAGAAGGTCGGGAAGTGGTTGCGCGCCGTGCACGGCCCCGAGGTCTCCGGGCCGGGCGGCCTCCGGGTCGACCACGACCGCGTGCTGCGGGTCCCCGAAGGCTGGTCGATCCCCTACAACACCGTCGCGTTCCTCGACGACGGCCGTCCGGACAAAGAGCTGTTCCCCGCCCCGTCGGTGCTCGTGCGCGAGCCGGACGGGGAGCTGCGCCAGGCGCATCCGCATCCCGGCGGGCTCAGCACCCCGGTCGCCTACCCGGGCCAGGAGAGCTGGCGCGAGGTCGTCGACCCGGAGTACGCGAAGGCCGGGCTCGGCGAACTCGGCGTGCCGCTGCCCGCGGTCGCGGGCTGGGTGAAGGTCGACAACGACGGCCACCAGACCGGGGACGAACGCGAGAACCCGGAGTACAAGGCCGGTCCGATCCGCCGCGGCTACCCGAAGCCGGAAAACCCGCTGGAAACCCTGCTCGCCTTCGCGAGCGTCGGCTGGCTCTCGCGCGAACAGCTGCTGATCGGGCTGCTGCGCTGCGAAGTCTTCGTGCCCTTCGACCTCAAAACCGGCGCGACCGACCGGTTCTACTTCTCCGAGGAACGCAACGAGCTGCGCGTCTTCAGCTCGACCCGGCATCTGCCCGCCCGCGAGCACGCCTGGTGGCGAGTCGACTTGGCGACCCTCGCTGAATTCGAGCACCCGCCGAACCTGGTGATCAACGGCGGTCCGGCGACTTTCGAGGACGTCGCCGGCGCTGAGCTGACCGCGATCGCGAAGCGGTTTCCCCGGCAGGAGCCGCGGGTCGACGAGAACGGCCGCTGCCCGGAGATCGAAGAAGACCTGGAGAAGTTCGCCGTCGAAACCGCCGCGCGGATCGGGCTGGACAAACCGGTCGACGTGCCGAAGGCGGCCGCGGAACGCGCGCGGCGGCACGGTTTCGAGCTCACCGCGGACGAATGCCGCAAAACCGTCCTCGGCCGGTCGTGGCTGCGCCGGTTCGAACAGCCGGAGCCGAGCCGCTCGCGGCCGAACGACCTGCGCGCCAATGGGCTCGTGCCGTCCTGGGACAACGAGGGCCGGATCGTGCCGAGGCTCGACACGTTCGGCAAGTACCCCGAGATGAGCCTGGAGAACTTCCGCTACGGCTGGCAGCGGGTCGTCGGCGCGTGGGTCGGCTTCGCGCTCGGCGAGGCGCTCGGTTCGGCCGTCGACCGGATGCGGCTCGACGAGATCGTCTCGACCTACGGCCCGGACGGCGTCCGGGACCTGCCGCTCGCGTTCGACCAGCCGGGCCGGATCGGCTCGATGACGCAGCGGCTGCTTTTCCTCACCGAGGCGGTGATCCGCAGTCCACACCGCGAACAGCCGGAGTCGCGCGACGTCGAAAAGCTGTTCCCCGGCGTGGTCCGCGGCGCACTGGGCCGCTGGCTGCACACGCAGGGCGCGGCGATCCAGAACGCCGACGGTTTCCTCGTCAAGGTGCCCGAACTGCACGCCCGCCGCGCCATCGACGACGCCGAGCTGAACGCGTACTTCGCGCTGGTCACCGGCGATCCGCAAGCCGCGCCGCTGTCGGGTCCGGCCGCGCTGCTCGGCGCGCTGCCCGCGGTGCTGACCGCGGCGGGTCCGGGCACCGGGTTCAGCGGCGGCATCGGCCAGGTCGTGCGCGATCTGGCCGGCGTGACGCACCAGCCGGACGACGTCGCCGCCGCGACCTACCTGGCGTGGGTGTTCGAGAAGGCGCTCACGAAGGATTCGTTCAGCTATCCGGTGTGGAATCTGTCCCGCGAGGTCCTCGAAGAGCACGACGGCCCGGAGTGGGGACCGGTGCGCGAACTGGTGGCCGAGGCGGTGCCGTTCTTCGGCGAGCACGGCCTGCCGGACCTGCGGATGCCGGAGCTGATCGGCGACGGGCACAGCACGCTGTCCGTCCTCGGCCGTTCGTTCGCCGCGCTGTCCGGCTTCGAGAATTACCCGGAACAGGCCATGTTGCGCGCGGTGAACCACTCCGGCCGCAGCGCGCTCACCGGCGCGTTGACCGGTGCGCTGCTCGGCGCGCGCGTGGGCGTCCCCGGCCTGCCC